The Streptomyces sp. NBC_01775 genome includes a region encoding these proteins:
- a CDS encoding acyl-CoA dehydrogenase family protein: MTVSEREAREVAEAAREKDWRKPSFAKELFLGRFRLDLIHPHPEPAAEDIRRGEEFLGKLREFVQAKVDGALVEREARIPDEVLSGLKELGALGMKVGTEYGGLGLTQVYYNKALALVSSASPAVGALLSAHQSIGVPQPVKLFGTQEQKDAFLPRCARTDISAFLLTEPDVGSDPARLATSAVPDGDDYVLDGVKLWTTNGVVADLLVVMARVPKSDERQAEGHKGGITAFVVEGDAEGITVENRNAFMGLRGLENGVTRFHQVRVPAANRIGPEGAGLKIALTTLNTGRLSLPATCVGAGKWCLKIAREWSQERVQWGRPVAEHEAVGSKISFIAATTFALEAVLDLSSQMADEDRNDIRIEAALAKLYGSEMAWLMADELVQIRGGRGFETAESLAARGERGVPAEQVLRDLRINRIFEGSTEIMHLLIAREAVDAHLSVAGDLIDPDKTLADKRKAAVAAGTFYAKWLPKLVAGPGQLPRTFAEFGTLAPHLRHVERTARKLARSTFYAMSRWQGRMETKQGFLGRIVDIGAELFAMSAACVRAEKLRRDGADGTAAHQLADAFCRQSRIRVDELFARLWTNTDDLDHKVVREVLDGSYTWLEEGIVDPSTEGPWIADATPGPSRKDNVHRRVR; this comes from the coding sequence ATGACCGTCTCCGAGCGCGAAGCACGCGAAGTCGCCGAGGCAGCCCGAGAGAAGGACTGGCGCAAGCCCAGCTTCGCCAAGGAGCTGTTCCTCGGCCGCTTCCGCCTCGACCTCATCCACCCCCATCCCGAACCGGCGGCCGAGGACATCAGGCGCGGCGAGGAATTCCTCGGCAAGCTGCGGGAGTTCGTCCAGGCGAAGGTCGACGGCGCCCTCGTCGAGCGCGAGGCCCGCATCCCCGACGAGGTCCTCAGCGGGCTGAAGGAGCTGGGCGCGCTCGGCATGAAGGTCGGCACCGAGTACGGCGGCCTCGGCCTCACCCAGGTCTACTACAACAAGGCGCTCGCCCTGGTCAGCTCCGCGAGCCCCGCCGTCGGCGCCCTGCTCTCGGCGCACCAGTCCATCGGCGTACCCCAGCCGGTGAAGCTGTTCGGTACCCAGGAACAGAAGGACGCCTTCCTGCCCCGCTGCGCCCGTACGGACATCTCCGCGTTCCTGCTGACCGAACCGGATGTCGGCTCCGACCCGGCGCGCCTGGCCACCAGCGCGGTACCGGATGGTGACGACTACGTCCTGGACGGCGTCAAGCTGTGGACCACCAACGGCGTCGTCGCCGACCTCCTCGTGGTCATGGCCCGCGTGCCCAAGAGCGACGAGCGCCAGGCCGAGGGCCACAAGGGCGGCATCACCGCCTTCGTCGTCGAGGGGGACGCCGAAGGCATCACCGTCGAGAACCGCAACGCCTTCATGGGCCTGCGCGGCCTGGAGAACGGCGTCACCCGCTTCCACCAGGTCCGCGTCCCCGCGGCCAACCGCATCGGCCCCGAGGGCGCCGGCCTCAAGATCGCGCTCACCACGCTCAACACCGGCCGGCTCTCCCTCCCCGCCACCTGTGTCGGCGCCGGCAAGTGGTGCCTGAAGATCGCCCGCGAGTGGTCGCAGGAGCGCGTCCAGTGGGGCCGTCCCGTCGCGGAGCACGAGGCCGTGGGCAGCAAGATCTCCTTCATCGCAGCCACCACCTTCGCGCTGGAGGCCGTGCTCGATCTGTCCTCGCAGATGGCGGACGAGGACCGCAACGACATCCGCATCGAGGCGGCGCTCGCCAAGCTGTACGGCAGCGAGATGGCCTGGCTGATGGCCGACGAACTGGTGCAGATCCGCGGTGGCCGGGGCTTCGAGACGGCCGAGTCCCTCGCGGCCCGGGGCGAGCGCGGCGTCCCCGCCGAACAGGTGCTCCGCGACCTGCGCATCAACCGCATCTTCGAGGGCTCCACCGAGATCATGCACCTGCTGATCGCGCGCGAGGCCGTCGACGCGCACCTGTCCGTCGCCGGCGACCTCATCGACCCGGACAAGACCCTCGCCGACAAGCGCAAGGCAGCCGTCGCCGCTGGCACCTTCTACGCGAAGTGGCTGCCCAAACTCGTCGCGGGCCCCGGCCAGCTGCCCCGTACGTTCGCGGAGTTCGGGACGCTCGCCCCGCACCTGCGCCACGTAGAGCGCACCGCCCGCAAGCTGGCCCGCTCCACGTTCTACGCCATGTCCCGCTGGCAGGGCCGCATGGAGACCAAGCAGGGCTTCCTCGGCCGGATCGTCGACATCGGCGCGGAGCTGTTCGCGATGAGCGCCGCCTGCGTGCGCGCGGAGAAGCTGCGCCGCGACGGCGCGGACGGCACCGCCGCCCACCAGCTGGCCGACGCCTTCTGCCGCCAGTCCCGCATCCGTGTCGACGAGCTGTTCGCCCGCCTGTGGACCAACACCGACGACCTCGACCACAAGGTCGTACGCGAGGTTCTCGACGGCTCCTACACCTGGCTGGAGGAAGGCATCGTCGACCCGTCCACCGAAGGCCCCTGGATCGCCGACGCGACCCCCGGCCCCTCCAGGAAGGACAACGTCCACCGCCGCGTCCGCTGA
- a CDS encoding response regulator transcription factor, translated as MPTRVLVVDDQVLIRAGVAALLRAAPGMEVVGEASDGDEAVQLAEQHRPDVVLMDIRMPGTSGITATERILETVTDPRPRVLVLTTFDLDEYVYAALRAGACGFLLKDTGPQRLLAAIAAVCEGDTLFSPSVTRRLIEAYAPRTEPGARTPETLEVLTGRELDVLRLVAGGLSNPEIAEALVISESTVKTHLNRTMAKLGLGSRAQAVVLAYESGLVTPGGGHAGA; from the coding sequence GTGCCGACCAGAGTGCTCGTCGTCGATGACCAGGTGCTCATCCGGGCGGGTGTGGCGGCGCTGCTGCGCGCGGCCCCGGGCATGGAGGTCGTGGGCGAGGCGTCCGACGGCGACGAGGCCGTCCAACTCGCCGAACAGCACCGCCCCGACGTCGTCCTCATGGACATCCGGATGCCCGGCACCAGCGGCATCACCGCTACCGAACGCATCCTGGAGACGGTCACCGACCCGCGCCCCCGCGTCCTGGTGCTGACCACCTTCGACCTGGACGAGTACGTGTACGCCGCGCTGCGCGCCGGGGCCTGCGGCTTCCTGCTCAAGGACACCGGGCCACAGCGGCTGCTGGCCGCGATCGCCGCCGTCTGCGAGGGCGACACGCTCTTCTCGCCCAGCGTCACCCGCCGCCTGATCGAGGCGTACGCGCCCCGCACCGAGCCCGGGGCCCGCACCCCCGAGACCCTGGAAGTCCTCACCGGGCGGGAGCTGGATGTGCTGCGGCTGGTGGCCGGTGGCCTGTCCAACCCGGAGATCGCCGAGGCCCTCGTCATCAGCGAGTCGACCGTCAAGACCCACCTCAACCGCACGATGGCCAAGCTCGGCCTGGGCAGCCGCGCCCAGGCCGTCGTCCTCGCGTACGAGTCCGGCCTGGTCACCCCGGGCGGAGGCCACGCGGGGGCTTGA
- a CDS encoding sensor histidine kinase, translating into MGSATVWGELRRGAERVPARAYDGAIALAITAVSLLLGNDRTPQGWHGPDVTGVVLTCVVNLPLAARRKAPVVLCTGVLAVWAVYIALDYWPVVNTLGPLLALYTVASMRPLREAAFCALLLAGLWNFAGTTGQESSWATVLGQSVLYTTVICGFGHLARKAARRNVELARLAEQLRKERAGAERRAVAEERVRIARELHDVVAHHMSVISVQAGLAGYVFDSDPQTARGALGTISDTSGEALAELRRLLAVLRIEDGDRLEGGRLDGGRLEGGGAEGQRPAGDTSPGGGSGLERGPGGEPDFGPAPGVDQLPALAERVRGAGVPVLFTVTGEQRVLAPGAGQCAYRVVQEALTNVLKHACPAQARVTVAYEPRQFTVTVTDDGSGQAPAHQLPSGGHGLIGMRERARIYGGRLHAGPRASGGFEVRLILPA; encoded by the coding sequence ATGGGGAGCGCGACGGTGTGGGGCGAGTTGCGCCGCGGGGCTGAGCGGGTGCCGGCCCGGGCATACGACGGCGCCATCGCGCTGGCCATCACTGCCGTCAGCCTTCTGCTCGGCAACGACCGCACGCCGCAGGGCTGGCACGGCCCGGATGTCACCGGCGTGGTGCTGACCTGCGTCGTCAACCTCCCCCTGGCCGCCCGCCGCAAGGCCCCCGTGGTGCTGTGCACCGGTGTGCTGGCCGTGTGGGCGGTCTACATCGCGCTCGACTACTGGCCCGTCGTCAACACCCTCGGCCCGCTCCTCGCGCTCTACACCGTCGCCTCCATGCGCCCGCTGCGCGAGGCCGCCTTCTGCGCGCTGCTGCTCGCCGGGCTGTGGAACTTCGCGGGCACCACCGGCCAGGAGAGCTCCTGGGCCACCGTTCTCGGCCAGAGCGTCCTGTACACCACCGTCATCTGCGGCTTCGGCCACCTCGCCCGGAAGGCGGCACGGCGCAACGTCGAACTGGCGCGGCTGGCCGAACAGTTGCGCAAGGAGCGCGCGGGCGCCGAGCGCCGGGCCGTCGCCGAGGAGCGGGTCCGCATCGCCCGTGAGCTGCACGATGTCGTCGCCCACCACATGTCGGTGATCTCCGTGCAGGCGGGCCTGGCCGGATACGTCTTCGACTCCGACCCGCAGACCGCGCGCGGCGCCCTGGGCACCATCTCCGACACCTCCGGCGAGGCCCTGGCCGAACTGCGCCGCCTGCTCGCGGTCTTGCGCATCGAGGACGGGGACCGGCTCGAAGGGGGCAGGCTGGACGGAGGCAGGCTCGAAGGGGGCGGCGCCGAAGGACAGCGGCCCGCGGGCGACACGTCCCCGGGCGGCGGCAGCGGGCTGGAACGGGGCCCCGGCGGCGAGCCGGACTTCGGCCCGGCCCCCGGCGTCGACCAGCTGCCCGCGCTGGCCGAACGGGTGCGCGGCGCGGGCGTGCCGGTGCTGTTCACCGTCACCGGCGAACAGCGCGTCCTGGCCCCCGGCGCAGGCCAGTGCGCCTACCGCGTCGTCCAGGAGGCGCTCACCAACGTGCTCAAGCACGCCTGTCCCGCACAGGCGCGGGTGACGGTCGCCTACGAGCCGCGCCAGTTCACCGTGACCGTCACCGACGACGGCAGCGGTCAGGCCCCTGCCCACCAACTGCCCTCCGGCGGGCACGGGTTGATCGGGATGCGCGAGCGCGCCAGGATCTACGGGGGCCGGCTCCACGCCGGACCACGGGCGAGCGGCGGATTCGAGGTACGGCTGATCCTCCCCGCCTGA
- a CDS encoding phosphodiesterase: MFAFAQISDIHIGQDREGDGGSRARERTERVLSYLAALPGSLDAVLLTGDIADHGEEAEYALAAKLFAEYGVLPLICPGNHDVRGPYRAELLGGDVSDRSPVNQAHQLLGATFLMCDSSVPGRGHGYLDDATLAWLDQALAGAPRDKPAFVCFHHPPVPLHGQYVDPIRQFGEERLAEVVGRHAHVAGLLCGHSHTPAVTTFAGLPLVAAPGVVSTLKMPWEGEESGPIDYELPPMIAYHVYDDERRLTTHFRVVM, encoded by the coding sequence ATGTTCGCCTTCGCGCAGATCAGCGACATACACATCGGCCAGGACAGGGAGGGGGACGGCGGCTCACGCGCCCGTGAGCGCACCGAGCGCGTGCTCTCCTACCTGGCCGCGTTGCCCGGCAGCCTGGACGCCGTCCTGCTCACCGGAGACATCGCCGACCACGGCGAAGAGGCCGAATACGCGCTGGCCGCAAAGCTGTTCGCCGAGTACGGCGTGCTGCCTTTGATCTGCCCCGGCAACCACGACGTGCGGGGCCCCTACCGCGCCGAGCTCCTGGGTGGCGACGTCTCCGACCGCTCGCCGGTCAACCAGGCCCACCAGCTGCTGGGCGCCACCTTCTTGATGTGCGACTCCAGCGTCCCCGGCAGGGGCCACGGCTACCTCGACGACGCCACCCTCGCCTGGCTCGACCAGGCGCTGGCCGGCGCGCCCCGCGACAAGCCCGCCTTCGTCTGCTTCCACCACCCTCCGGTGCCCTTGCACGGCCAGTACGTCGACCCCATCCGGCAGTTCGGCGAGGAGCGCCTGGCGGAGGTTGTCGGCAGGCACGCGCACGTGGCGGGGCTGCTGTGCGGGCACAGCCACACGCCGGCCGTCACCACCTTCGCCGGGCTGCCGCTGGTCGCGGCCCCGGGCGTCGTCTCGACCCTCAAGATGCCCTGGGAGGGCGAGGAGAGCGGCCCGATCGACTACGAGCTGCCGCCCATGATCGCCTACCACGTCTACGACGACGAGCGGCGGCTGACCACGCACTTCCGTGTCGTGATGTAG
- a CDS encoding phosphotriesterase family protein: protein MSEGGTPAGRVRTVRRDISGPELGVCDAHDHLFLRSPRLPGQELADTDEAERQLRGFAEHGGEALVQWTPYGMGRRAGALVELARRTGVHVIAATGLHQAVHYPEGPPADPAALFVEELTRGVRGAVCGEGPRAGLIKVAGDFHGLGAHACRAMSAAAEAHHATGAPIAVHLELGTGATEVLDLLCSRHEVPPGSVLLGHPGRCPDLRMQREAARAGAWLVFDGPSRTHHATDWRLLDSFAELAERGHAGQLLVGGDTVSSAARAETGAPYVTRVLRPRLARELGEDLARRIFVANPARAFAADWKD, encoded by the coding sequence GTGAGCGAAGGCGGCACACCGGCCGGGCGGGTGCGTACGGTCCGACGCGACATATCCGGGCCCGAGTTGGGCGTGTGCGACGCGCACGACCACCTCTTCCTGCGCAGTCCCCGGCTGCCCGGCCAGGAGCTGGCCGATACCGACGAGGCCGAGCGGCAGCTGCGCGGGTTCGCCGAGCACGGGGGAGAGGCCCTCGTGCAGTGGACGCCCTACGGCATGGGGCGGCGCGCGGGTGCCCTCGTGGAGCTGGCCCGCCGGACCGGTGTGCACGTGATCGCGGCGACCGGGCTGCACCAGGCCGTGCACTACCCCGAGGGCCCGCCCGCCGACCCCGCCGCGCTCTTCGTGGAGGAGCTGACCCGCGGTGTGCGGGGCGCCGTGTGCGGCGAGGGGCCCCGTGCCGGACTGATCAAGGTCGCCGGTGACTTCCACGGACTGGGCGCCCACGCGTGCCGTGCCATGAGCGCCGCAGCCGAGGCCCACCACGCCACCGGGGCCCCCATCGCCGTACACCTGGAGCTGGGCACGGGCGCCACCGAGGTGCTCGACCTGCTGTGCTCCCGGCACGAAGTGCCGCCGGGCAGCGTCCTGCTGGGGCATCCGGGACGGTGTCCCGACCTCCGGATGCAGCGCGAGGCGGCGCGCGCGGGCGCCTGGCTGGTTTTCGACGGTCCTTCGCGTACGCACCACGCCACGGACTGGAGGCTGTTGGACAGCTTCGCCGAGCTGGCGGAGCGGGGCCACGCAGGGCAGCTGCTTGTAGGCGGCGACACGGTCTCCTCGGCGGCGCGTGCCGAGACAGGAGCGCCGTACGTGACGCGGGTGCTGCGCCCCCGCCTGGCCCGTGAGCTGGGCGAGGACCTGGCGCGGCGGATCTTCGTGGCCAACCCCGCGCGCGCCTTCGCGGCCGATTGGAAGGACTGA
- a CDS encoding DUF4865 family protein: MHAMQYDITLPADYDMEIIRDRVRTRGHLLDGAEGLAFKVYGIRERGKNGSSVNEYAPFYLWDRSAALTGMLRGPGFRGLSADFGRPPVRTWHVLGRHEGPSYGARLTTAERRITPLGEGEDVGERTERALAELREVAGRPGIGAAVLGLDPYRWELVRFLLREGTPSAPSEHVPGETADAPGETYEILRLSLGAAAPALGAAP; the protein is encoded by the coding sequence ATGCACGCCATGCAGTACGACATCACGCTGCCCGCCGACTACGACATGGAGATCATCCGGGATCGCGTCCGCACCAGAGGTCATCTCCTCGACGGCGCCGAGGGCCTGGCCTTCAAGGTGTACGGCATCCGCGAGCGCGGCAAGAACGGTTCCTCCGTGAACGAGTACGCGCCCTTCTACCTCTGGGACCGGTCCGCGGCGCTGACCGGCATGCTGCGCGGTCCGGGGTTCCGCGGTCTGAGCGCGGACTTCGGCCGGCCCCCGGTGCGCACCTGGCATGTCCTGGGCCGCCATGAAGGTCCGTCGTACGGCGCGCGGCTGACCACGGCCGAACGCCGGATCACCCCGCTCGGCGAGGGCGAGGACGTCGGTGAGCGCACCGAACGGGCCCTGGCGGAACTGCGCGAGGTCGCCGGTCGGCCGGGCATCGGCGCGGCCGTGCTGGGGTTGGACCCGTACCGCTGGGAGCTGGTGCGCTTCCTGCTGCGCGAGGGCACGCCCTCAGCGCCGAGCGAGCACGTGCCGGGGGAGACGGCGGACGCGCCCGGGGAGACGTACGAGATCCTGCGTCTGTCCCTCGGCGCGGCGGCCCCGGCGCTCGGGGCCGCCCCGTGA
- a CDS encoding TetR/AcrR family transcriptional regulator: MGDGDTAGKLIEATQDLLWERGYVGTSPRAIQQRAGAGQGSMYHHFGGKPDLARAAVRRSAEQLRARAEADLAGDGAALERVRAYLRRERDVLRGCRIGGLAQDPDVVADPALRAPVEETLSWLRGRLTRVLEEGRERGEFRPGLDAHGTAAVILAVVQGGYVLARAAGNPGPFREAVEGLIALLDSHAADGGPAGARPMARS, from the coding sequence ATGGGCGACGGAGACACGGCCGGGAAGCTGATCGAGGCCACACAGGACCTCCTGTGGGAGCGCGGTTACGTGGGCACCAGTCCGCGGGCCATCCAGCAGCGCGCCGGCGCGGGCCAGGGCAGCATGTACCACCACTTCGGCGGCAAGCCCGACCTGGCGCGAGCGGCGGTGCGCAGGAGCGCGGAGCAGCTGAGGGCGCGCGCCGAGGCGGATCTCGCGGGGGACGGGGCGGCGCTGGAGCGCGTACGTGCCTATCTGCGGCGCGAGCGCGACGTGTTGCGCGGCTGCCGGATCGGCGGACTCGCGCAGGACCCCGACGTGGTGGCCGACCCCGCGCTGCGCGCTCCGGTGGAGGAGACGCTGTCCTGGCTGCGCGGCCGTCTCACCCGCGTGCTGGAAGAGGGCCGCGAGCGGGGCGAGTTCAGACCCGGGCTCGACGCGCACGGCACCGCCGCCGTCATCCTCGCCGTCGTCCAGGGCGGCTACGTCCTCGCCCGTGCCGCGGGGAACCCCGGCCCGTTCCGGGAGGCGGTCGAGGGGCTGATCGCGCTTCTGGACTCCCACGCGGCGGACGGCGGGCCGGCAGGCGCCCGGCCCATGGCAAGGAGCTGA
- a CDS encoding aldehyde dehydrogenase family protein, with the protein MTTATSPHAFWLAGRKATGDSTLDVTSPWDGRHVGSVSIPTADQVEEAVAAAAAVAGEFSATPAHVRAAALDHVVTRLVERTQEIAELISAENGKPMKWARGEVGRCISVFRWAAEEARRFNGGEAQRLDSDAGGTGRLAYTRRFPYGPVLGIAPFNFPLNLCAHKVAPAIAVGTPILLKPAPATPLSGLLLGELLAETDLPAGSWSVLPVPNDQMPGLVQDERLPIISFTGSAPVGWSILDSAPRKRVTLELGGNGAAVVLADYSSEADLDWAAQRIATFSNYQAGQSCISVQRVVADASVYDRLVPKVVAAVEALRTGDPSDDETDVGPLVSEDAAKRVESWVEEAVSRGAKLLTGGKREGATVAPTVLENVPADTQIGCEEVFGPVMSFTKVDSEEAAFEAVNSSKYGLQAGLFTHDVQTAFRAHRALEVGGLIVGDVPSYRADQMPYGGVKESGVGREGVRFAMEDYTYERVMVLTGLDL; encoded by the coding sequence GTGACGACAGCGACTTCCCCTCACGCATTCTGGCTCGCCGGCCGCAAGGCCACCGGCGACAGCACGCTCGATGTCACCTCGCCCTGGGACGGCAGGCACGTCGGCAGTGTCAGCATCCCCACGGCGGACCAGGTGGAGGAGGCTGTGGCCGCGGCGGCTGCGGTGGCCGGAGAGTTCTCCGCCACCCCCGCGCACGTACGGGCCGCCGCTCTCGACCATGTCGTGACCCGCCTCGTCGAGCGCACCCAGGAGATCGCCGAGCTGATCTCGGCGGAGAACGGCAAGCCCATGAAGTGGGCGCGTGGCGAGGTCGGCCGCTGTATCTCCGTCTTCCGGTGGGCGGCCGAGGAGGCGCGCCGGTTCAACGGCGGCGAGGCCCAGCGGCTGGACTCGGACGCGGGCGGCACCGGCCGCCTGGCCTACACCCGCCGCTTCCCCTACGGCCCGGTGCTCGGCATCGCGCCGTTCAACTTCCCGCTCAACCTGTGCGCGCACAAGGTCGCCCCGGCCATCGCGGTCGGCACCCCGATCCTCCTCAAGCCCGCGCCCGCCACCCCGCTGTCGGGCCTGCTGCTGGGCGAGCTGCTGGCCGAGACGGACCTTCCGGCCGGCTCCTGGTCGGTGCTTCCGGTGCCGAACGACCAGATGCCCGGCCTGGTCCAGGACGAGCGGCTGCCGATCATCTCCTTCACCGGCTCGGCGCCGGTCGGCTGGTCCATCCTCGACTCGGCGCCGCGCAAGCGCGTCACCCTGGAGCTGGGCGGCAACGGCGCGGCCGTCGTGCTCGCCGACTACTCCTCCGAGGCCGACCTGGACTGGGCGGCCCAGCGCATCGCCACCTTCTCCAACTACCAGGCGGGCCAGTCCTGCATCTCCGTGCAGCGCGTGGTGGCCGACGCCTCGGTCTACGACCGGCTGGTCCCGAAGGTCGTCGCGGCGGTCGAGGCACTGCGGACCGGCGACCCCTCCGACGACGAGACCGACGTCGGCCCCCTCGTCAGCGAGGACGCCGCCAAGCGCGTCGAGTCCTGGGTCGAGGAGGCCGTCTCCCGTGGCGCGAAGCTGCTCACGGGCGGCAAGCGCGAGGGCGCGACGGTCGCCCCGACGGTCTTGGAGAACGTGCCCGCCGACACCCAGATCGGCTGCGAGGAGGTCTTCGGGCCGGTCATGTCCTTCACCAAGGTGGACAGCGAGGAAGCCGCCTTCGAGGCGGTCAACTCCTCCAAGTACGGCCTCCAGGCGGGACTGTTCACCCACGACGTGCAGACCGCCTTCCGCGCGCACCGCGCCCTGGAGGTGGGCGGCCTGATCGTCGGCGACGTCCCCTCCTACCGCGCGGACCAGATGCCGTACGGCGGGGTCAAGGAGTCGGGCGTCGGCCGCGAGGGCGTCCGGTTCGCGATGGAGGACTACACCTACGAGCGCGTCATGGTCCTCACCGGCCTCGACCTGTGA
- a CDS encoding PucR family transcriptional regulator: MPPTLATLVQHSALRLSVLAGHDRLDVPVRWAHASELADPTPYMDGGELILFTGLKLDAADPEAMHAYVDKLVGKDVVGLGFAAGVNYEGVPKALTDACESAGLPLLEVPRRTPFIAISKAVSAAIAAEQYRAVTAGFDAQREMTRAALSREGPAALLARLASQVDGWAALYDASGAVVATAPSWAVRRASRFIGDAVRLRDRPTPASALVSESDSGDDRVELQSVGSGRRAKAVLAVGTAAPLGTAERYAVHSAIALLTLTTERSRALQEAEQRLGAAVLKMLLVGEGDHARAVSGQLYGGLLDAPMRVIVAEPASGAAVRVAQESVLATHAARTRTGSASQSGSASKSGSAAWTGSAAPAPESGSTIDQSGAAVGSRPGAASGSRGGSASRQSPGPGSASSSGSGSGDESRATAGVVVGSGSGPQTDPADGGAPGRAVWPLEELSDAMETAAARNGEAVLVVPDGARLVVLASDGGAAVAACGEFAATNPLAQPGRRGSGAGEEGLAIGVSAPIGLPAAAVAFKQADQALSVARRRGVPLVEHEDVAAGSVLPLLADDAVRAFADGLLRALREHDANGRGDLVASLRAWLSRHGQWDAAAAELGVHRHTLRYRMRRVEEILGRSLDDPDVRMELWLALKATS, from the coding sequence ATGCCACCGACTCTTGCCACGCTCGTTCAGCACTCCGCACTCCGGCTCTCCGTGCTCGCGGGGCACGATCGGCTGGACGTGCCTGTGCGGTGGGCGCACGCCAGTGAGCTGGCCGACCCCACGCCGTACATGGACGGCGGCGAGCTGATCCTCTTCACGGGACTCAAGCTGGACGCCGCCGACCCGGAGGCCATGCACGCCTACGTGGACAAGCTGGTCGGCAAGGACGTGGTCGGGCTCGGTTTCGCCGCGGGGGTCAACTACGAAGGGGTGCCGAAGGCGCTGACCGACGCCTGCGAGAGCGCCGGCCTGCCGCTGCTGGAGGTGCCCAGACGCACCCCCTTCATCGCGATCAGCAAGGCGGTCTCCGCGGCCATCGCCGCCGAGCAATACCGCGCGGTGACGGCGGGCTTCGACGCGCAGCGCGAAATGACCCGCGCCGCGCTCTCCCGCGAGGGCCCGGCGGCGCTGCTGGCGCGGCTCGCCTCGCAGGTGGACGGCTGGGCCGCGCTCTACGACGCCTCCGGTGCCGTCGTCGCCACCGCGCCGTCCTGGGCGGTGCGCCGCGCCTCCCGCTTCATCGGCGACGCCGTCCGGCTGCGGGACCGGCCTACGCCGGCCAGCGCCCTGGTCAGCGAGTCGGACAGCGGCGATGACCGCGTCGAGCTGCAATCGGTGGGCAGCGGCAGGCGCGCCAAGGCGGTGCTCGCCGTGGGGACGGCGGCTCCGCTGGGCACTGCCGAGCGCTACGCCGTGCACTCCGCGATCGCCCTGCTCACCTTGACGACGGAGCGTTCGCGCGCCCTCCAGGAGGCGGAACAGAGGCTGGGCGCGGCGGTCTTGAAGATGCTGCTGGTGGGGGAGGGCGATCACGCGCGGGCGGTCTCCGGTCAGCTCTACGGAGGGCTGCTGGACGCGCCGATGCGGGTGATCGTGGCCGAGCCCGCCTCGGGTGCCGCCGTGCGGGTCGCGCAGGAGAGCGTGCTGGCCACCCACGCGGCGCGGACCCGGACCGGCTCCGCGTCCCAGTCCGGCTCCGCGTCCAAGTCCGGGTCCGCTGCCTGGACCGGCTCCGCCGCCCCCGCCCCGGAGTCCGGGAGCACCATCGATCAGTCGGGGGCCGCGGTCGGCTCCCGGCCCGGCGCCGCGTCCGGCAGCAGAGGCGGATCGGCCTCCAGACAGAGCCCCGGGCCCGGCTCCGCCTCCAGTTCAGGTTCCGGCTCCGGTGACGAGTCCCGCGCCACCGCCGGCGTGGTCGTCGGCTCCGGCAGCGGCCCGCAGACCGATCCCGCGGACGGCGGCGCCCCCGGCAGGGCCGTGTGGCCGCTGGAGGAGCTGTCCGACGCCATGGAGACGGCGGCGGCGCGCAACGGTGAGGCCGTGCTCGTGGTTCCCGACGGGGCGCGGCTGGTCGTCCTGGCGTCGGACGGCGGCGCGGCGGTCGCGGCCTGCGGCGAGTTCGCGGCCACCAACCCGCTGGCCCAGCCGGGACGGCGCGGCAGCGGGGCGGGGGAGGAGGGGCTGGCCATCGGCGTCTCGGCCCCCATCGGCCTCCCGGCGGCGGCCGTCGCCTTCAAGCAGGCCGACCAGGCCCTCTCCGTCGCCCGGCGCCGTGGCGTACCGCTGGTGGAGCACGAGGATGTGGCGGCCGGTTCGGTGCTGCCGCTGCTCGCCGACGACGCCGTCCGCGCGTTCGCCGACGGGCTGCTGCGCGCGCTGCGCGAGCACGACGCCAACGGCCGGGGCGACCTGGTCGCCTCGCTGCGCGCCTGGCTGTCCCGGCACGGCCAGTGGGACGCCGCCGCCGCCGAACTGGGCGTGCACCGGCACACGTTGCGCTACCGCATGCGCCGGGTGGAGGAGATCCTCGGCCGCTCCCTGGACGACCCGGACGTGCGCATGGAGCTGTGGCTGGCCCTCAAAGCCACCAGCTGA